The stretch of DNA GAGGAAGATCTAGCTAAGCTCTACAGCCTCTCCCTAGACATCGCTAGGAGTTCTGTAAGAAAGTCTTTAGGTTTTAGCTGCGAAACGTCCAGGCTTACATATATATCTGGGTTCTTCCTGGCCTTAGCAGAGACTATTTCGCTGTTGACAGACTACCTGTCGAGCGGGAGGAGGCTTTCGAGGAAGGATATAGACCTACTGGAGGATACGAGGAGTCTCCTCCTAGAAACACTCGGCTCCCTGGCAACAGGAAGTGTTAAACGTGTGGAACATGCTAAAGAGGCTGCTGAGAAGTTGAGGGAGGTTCTCGTGAGTAATGGAGAGAATATAAGCACGCCTGTCTACAGTCTGTCAGTAAATGCTGTGTCACTAGTAAGGACCGTAGCAGAGCTTTCACTGTGCAAGCTAAAAGAAAAGGAGCAGGGGGATCTAGTCGGAATAAGGGTAAAATAGAGGCCCTATCCTCCTCGGGTTCGCTCATCACCTACTCAGCAGCGATCAGGCCCAGGCATCGGGCCTCCAATATGTACCAGGATTTGTTCAAGCATAATCTATTTCAACTCCTCTCTATTGGATCCACAACTCAGCTCTACTTATTATTTCGACGCAAGACGAACAGTCGTCTAGCAAACACATATATACAGACGTATCCCTATATTATAATGTGGTGGGGATAAAATGGGACTCCTGGTCGTTAAAGAGCACGATGGAAAACTAGTCTTCACAATAGATCCTCTAGACCTCGAAAGACTTGAAGAATACATTGTGTTAACCCTAGGCCTAGGATGTTAAACGGCTTTTGACTAAAATAAGTGCTTCTATCAAAATTGCCCCTTCAATATCTCTGACTATTTATCATTATATGGTTGTAACTATCCTTATGCTAGCAAGTATATGCTAAATAGCCCTAAGAATTCTTCATCGGTTAAGCGGTCGCTCAAGGGGAATGATCATCATTCCCGCAAACGCTCAGTCGACCGTCGTCTGCTCATCCCGCCCCATATTTCTAAATCTCAACTAATCCTTAACTAGTCCTAGGTGTCCAGGGTTTATGTAGGTCTAGCAGGTTCCCATAGCAACTATTGATCTATACTGTCTCGTACATTATAGGTTATGGGCTTCCCTAGCCGACTCACACACAAATGTGCGGTGGTGTGTTAAAAGTGAAATCTGGCGAAAATTCTAGGTATGATTTCTATCCTCCTGATCCAGTTTTACTTGAAAAGTTAGTTGAGAAGGCTCTTGATAAAGGCGCAAGCTATGCTGAGGCTCGATTCCACGCACGCCTAGGTGACTCTGTCCTCGTGGTTAATGATAGAGTGGTCGGCGGCGGCTTTGAGATTGAAGAGGGTGTTGCGTTTAGAGTCATTGTTGATGGGGCCCTCGGTTTTGCATCAACGAGTCTGCTCAGCGAGGAGAGTTTGGATAGTGTTGTAGACCATGCAGTCTCTATTGCAAGATCCTCGTCAAGAGGATTTCGAAAAAAGGTTGGAATGAGCGAGGAGAGACTTGGACAAGCTCAGTACAGTCTGAAGGTCAAGAAAGATTTTAGGAATTTAGAGCTCGAAGACAAGGCGTCTATAGTTCTCGAGTACAGTAAGTCTCTCGAAAGCAAAAGCGTCGACCTAAAAGCTAAGACTTTCAGCTATAGCGACGTGCTCGAGGCAAAGCTGATTATCACGAGTGATGGTGGAAATATAGAGAGCATAATCCCTAGGGTCTCAATATTCTATAATATTGCCGCTGAACATGGAGACAGGAGAGCTAACAAGTGGGGTCATCTGGCTGGCAGTGGAGGCTTGGAGTTAGTGGGTGAGCTCGGGCTCGAGTCTATGCTTAAAGATGATGTTAATAGTCTCGAGGTTAATCTAGTTAAGGCCGAGCCCTCTCCGAAGGGGGTGATGGACGTCATTATAAGCCCTGAGATAGTGGGGCTAGCCCTACACGAATCTATAGGACATCCGAGCGAGGCTGACAGGGTCATGGGTAGGGAGGCGGCCCAAGCAGGATTAAGCTACCGCATGTGGCTGGACGGTAGGATAGGGAGTAGTAAGGTAACCGTAGCGGACGACCCCACTGTACCTGGCAGCTATGGATTCTACCTCTACGATGATGAAGCCGTTCCAGCGAGGGAGAGGATACTTATAAACAAGGGGGAGCTCGCGGAGCTCCTCCACAGTAGGACTACCGCGTACTCGTTTGGCGTGCAAAGTAACGGTGCAGCAAGGGCTATGAACTACAGGAGCGAGCCGATAGTTAGAATGAGCAACACGTATCTTAAGCCAGGTGACATGAGATTTGAGGAGCTGTTAGAGGATGTAAAGGAGGGAATATACATGAAGAGCTATATGGAGTGGAATATAGACGAGTTCAGGCTTGTGGCTAGGTATGTCGGGCTAGAGGCCTATCTCATAAAGAACGGGAGAATAGTAAAGCCTGTCAGGGACACGGTCCTTGAGATTCCTACAGAGAGCTTCTACTCTAAGATAGACGGTGTGGGAAAAGACCTGAGGTTCTATGCCGGGATATGCGGCAAGGGAGAGCCTCCCCAACCACTGCCAGTTTGGATGGGAGGACCTCACGTGAGGGTTAGGGATGTAAGGGTGGGATAGAGAGGTGTGTTACAGTGGCTCCCGGAGAAGTTACGGAGAGGGAGAGGCTTGAGGAGGCGGCACGCACTATACTCAACGCTCTTCCGGGCGATGCAGAGAAGGCTGTCAAGATTGTAGGATCGAAGAGTATAATGGTAAAAGCTGCTCGGGGAAGCGTGAGCGTGGCCCAGGGGTTCCAGGACCTCCTCCTTGAGATATACCTCGCTCGTGATGGGAAGATTGCTGTTACCAGCTTCAAGACGCCGAGGCTAGATGATGCAGCCAAGATTGCTGCAAGAGTAGTCGACAAGCTGGAGAAATCACCTCTGTACGCTCCTCTCCCGGAACCGTCGGGTTCTAGTTCGCAAGCTGTTGATGAAAAAGTGGCCACCATGGTTGCAGAAGGGGATACTGCTGGGCTAACATCCCTCCTAGACCCCGACAGGTGGGGCGATATCTCAGGCATGGCTGAGTTAGCTGTCACCACCACGGTGCTAACTGCCTCAAACGGGGCGGAGCTTACTCTCGAGAAAACAAGCTTCAATGGATATACTAGGATATTTGGGAGGGAGTTTAGAAGCGGCCAGTGGTCGTGGGTGTCAACACGCTTTGACGAGAAACTTGCTGAAGAGGCTATACGAACTGCTAAGCAGCTAGCTGAGGAGTGCTCCAAGCTACCCGAGGAAGTTCCTGAGCCCGGCAGCTACAGGCTTCTCCTCTCCCCCATGGTGGGCGGAAACCTGTTGGAAATCGTAGCATCCTCACTCCTGGCAGGCAGCGTTCTACTAGGATTTTCCATGTTCTCCCATAACAAGCCCGGGGATAGGATTGCCTCAGATGCCCTGACTTTGTCAAGCACGCCTCTCGACGACGAATTACCAGGGTATTCGATGTTCGACGATGAGGGCGTCGCCACGCGTGATATAGCCGCTATAGAGAATGGCGTTCTCAAGACGTTTCTCCACAACACAAAGACTGCCAGGCTTATGGGGGCAGAGACGACAGGCAATGCTGGATGGATACTGCCACGGCTTTTCAACCTTCAAGTCGATCCCGGGGATATAAGTCCTGATAATGTTTACGAAGCCCTTGGTGATGGTCTATATCTAACTAACAACTGGTACACCAGGCTTCAAAACTATCTAGAAGGACGGTTCTCAACAGTATTGAGAGACGCCGTCATTAGAGTTAGAAATGGCAAGCCAGTGTCGTGCACTCCCGGATATAAGCTAAGGCTGGCAGGAAGTCTCAAAGACCTTATAATAAATGTGGAGGCTGCTGGTTCGAAACCATATAATATAATGTGGTGGGAGGTGAACAGGCCCTTTAAACTACCTCATATCATAGTGGCCAGCAGCCCTGGCATCGAGGTGAGGAGGGGCTAACAAGAGGGATTAGCCATACCGTTTTTCCCAGCCACCCCTTTCCAGCTCTTCTAAGACTGCCTCCTCTACAACTCTGTTAAGCCCTTTTATCGCTGCTGCCAGTCTCTTCAGGCCAGCAACATACATCCTCTTCACACTAGGGGGGCTTTCCTCCTCGGTGTCCGGGTAGGGGTTCTCGAGATTTGCCAGGCCAGCTGCAAAAGCGGGTAATGCGCGCCTCAGCCCAACCCCATACCCCCCTTCCAGTACAGCTGCTACCCCCCTGCGGGCCATTCTGGATAGTTCTGAGCCTATTAGGTAGTACATGGCTGTCCCACCTCTCATCACAGTAAAAGCATTGTCACCCCTGTAGGCGTCAAAGCCCGCCGAGACAACGATATAATCGGGTTCGAGCCTCTCCAGTATCCCCAATGCTAATCTTGCTGCAGACACATATATGTCGTCGCCAGAATTCGGTGGGAGTATAATGTTGATCTTAGTTCCCTTAGCATCGCCCTCACCAATGTCCTCAGGAAATCCTGTGCCAGGATAGATCGTCGTGGGGTCCTGATGTACATCCACATGGTAAACATCTGGATCGTCATAGAAGATCTCCTGAGTGCCGTTGCCGTGGTGTAAGTCAAAGTCTAAGATAACCGTTTTCCCTTGTTCCGACAGCATCCTAGCTATCAAAGCGGCCGTGTTGACAATGCAGAACCCTGCCGTGGGGGCTCCAAGGGCCCTTCCCCTTATACCGGCATGGTGGCCCGGAGGCCTTCCTAGAAGTAGAGCCTCCCCACCGCTTCTAACTATATTATAAACCTCGACAGAGGCGCCTCCAAGCCTTTTCAACGCGACGAGAGTGCCGGGGCCCACATAGGTATCGGGGTCGAGCCAGTCCAGGCCCGACTCTGCCGTCGAAAGAACATGCCTTAAGTACGCGGGGCTGTGTACTCTAGTGTAGAGACCCACATCGCCTACAGGAGGAGTCACAGCTTCCAAGTGTTTATAAACTCCTGACTCCTCTAACCCCCTGACCGCCTCTACTAGTCTAGAAGGATTCTCTGGATGGTCGTACGGATCGGGAGAGTGCTTAAGGAAATCCTCATGATAAACTATCTTCAAAACCAAATCCCTGGCACCCCCTCGGTGATGCGGGGCTTCAGCACCAAAAAGGGTCTACGGACTCTAAGCCGGAAACATTGATCTGGGGTTCCTCCTCATCGGGGTGCACAATATTATGAGGATCCTTCGGAGTTTGAGCTTTCATTCATAAGGGTAGAATACTTCTGGGTGAGCATGTGGCACATCATGATGTTGCTCGCAATCTCAAGGGTTCTAGCAACGTTGACAGCCCTGGCTACGAGGTAAGCGAAGGCCGTACTCCCGTCTCCAACAATCTTGGAAAGGTCACCCTTAAGATCAAGTACACTCCTGATCTTCCAGTAGGCCTCCTCCACCTTCTTAACACTATTCGGGTCCATGTTCGCCGAAAGTGTTGCGAGGGCAACCTCAAGCATCTCAACTATAAACTTGAGCCTCTCCCTCTCATCCCATGTCAGCCTATCCTTAAGCTTTATAATCTCCCTGCCGAGGTCGTGTATCTCGTCTGTAGCAGCGGCGAGCATGGCTGCGTAGAGGAAGAAGTATAGCCCCATTATAGACTCTATCCCCCCTCTGGCCGTGTTAATGGTTACCGCCCTTAGCAGCCTGTAGTTGCTCCTGTATATCTCTGTCACGGTACTCTCCATTGTAAAGCTAGAAACATCCTCGTCGTCGCTGCCTAGGATCTTGAGCAGGTTTTCTGAGTAGCCTATGAGGTGGCGGCCGAGAACTTTTAGAGCGTGCCACGGCTCTTCAACGGGGCTGTCCAGGTCGATTACAACCTCCCTATCCTTGCCAGTAATATAGATGTAAGGAAGCATTACCATGAGATTCTGAAGATTCTCAATAATGTCCTTTATCGTACCCTGCCTTGGCGATGATATAACGATCTTGTCCTGGCCGAAAACAAACCCACATAGAACAAGCTTAGAGACGTGCTTAACAATTCTCTTGTGTCTCCCGTCAAAGTGGACAACAATCCTCCTAGTAGTATTGGTAGGGAGTATTATTAGTCTATCACCAATATCTACTAGGGAGACTACGTCTCCTACATCAACGTTATTCCTCTTCGCCCATTCCTTGGGGATAGTAACTATCAACGAAGAAGCTCCTAGACGCTGTACCTTCCGGGGAATGAAGACGAACGTTCGAGCAGAATCGTTAGCCGACAAGAGATAGCCCCTTATATAAAGCTTCTATTGTGGGTGATATAAGTTTTCACCTCGTTTAAAAGTGTAAAACATATTTAGCCTATGTAACATACTTTTAATAGATACTACCGCCATACTAGCCTTATTGCACTAGCGGAGGTGTAAAAACTCTATCATTATTACTTGGAGTCCCATCTCGCTGCTCCAACCACATCGGATTGTCCAATGACTGTAATAACGTTCAACTAATCCACAACCAACCTGGAATTCTCCTTGTCAGAGACTCCTACTGTTAACACTATTGCTGTTAGCCTTGAGCTATATAAGGTTTTGCGATACTAATATTATATTGGACATATACTGTGTAAAGGTGAGTGGGGATGGTGTTAGAAGCTAGGAGCTACAGGCTAGTTCTTAGGAAAACCACCAGAGGTCCTGTTGTCCAGTTTAGGGTCAGCGTGCCGGGCGCCAGAGAGTCTACACTAGTGAGAATGGGCGGGCGTATGGCCGAGAGGATATTCAACCACATGGCAGAGGTTCTAAAGAAGCACAACCTTATAACAGAGGAGACTAAGTCCGAAAACTACACAGCCTACAGGCTGAACCTCGACATCGGGCCAAGCGTGGGAGGATACCTTGTCATGATAAGGAGAAGCAGGAACCCCGAGGCGTGGATAAACTATTTCGAAGGACTTATAACAGAGGATCCCTACAAAGGCGGCAGGGCATTCCTAGCACATGCTCTACACCTTAGTGTCGAGCTTAGCAAATCCATGGGTGCTGAGAGAACCAGAGCACAGCTGCCCCCGAAGGTGCTAGACTCCGTTAGCGCCGGCTTCAAGGTTATATCGAAGAAGCTTTGGAGCCTCAAGAAGTGAACATCATTATCTTTGCCAAGTCCTTTTTTCCTTTAGCACCTTCTTAATAGTCTCTTCAAGTACTTGTTTCTTACCGCTGAGGCCACACTCTCTACCAATGTGCTCACCAACGCTGTATATTAAAATGCAGTCGCCTAAAGCCGCTCTTACGGAAGCGGGTTCCTCAAAGAACGCTCCAACAGCTACAGCAGATATAATAGCATCTAGCAGATGCCTCCTTCTATACGCCGTGTTTGCGAGGTCTAGCGACGAGAGTATAGATGTAGGATGTGTCTCTACAACGGGCACACCTGCTTCTTCAAACAGCCTGAAGACGGAGAGGCCGTTTCTCGACAGCCTCACCATCCCCGGTGTATTCAGAGGCAACAAACGGGCGCCCTTCTTCAGTGCCTCCAGCTCACAACCCCTCCATGGACCGGCTTCCCGTAAAACGTTTACAGGAGCATCAACGCCAACCGCGTCTACCGGAATACTAGCTAGTCTCTCTAGACTACTGTAAACCCTGGAAGGTCTAGACTCCCAGGCTTCAATAATATGGCATCGCCCCGGAAGCCAGGACACCACGGCAAAGCCCCAGGAGGACCTTCCTCCCGAGGGATCTATGCCCGCGTATAGCCTTCCATGTAGCATGGCTTTTCCGTCAGCCCTCACACGGCTCCCCATATCCCCCGGAGGGGGTGTCGGATCCGAAGTCGTTCATCAACCCCGCTGAATATTTTGATGTGGAGAAGACTTCATATTTTTGAGTTTCGGCGGGACTTTGTCTCACGAGTCGAAGAGGAGTCTATCTAGTTTCCTTACACCGGATATGTCGTCCCAGGATATTCCGAAGGCCATAAGCATTTGTTCAAAGGCGGTTTTAACGTGCTCGACGTACTTGCCAGGGTCTACGTCTGAGAGCCGTGCCAGCTGTACTGGCTTGACGCCTAGCTTGTCCCTGGTTTTCACGTAATACACTATATCGCCCCTGCTCAGAGTTAAACCGAGTCTCTGAAGCAGCATGGCGGCTTTGACGTGCTGGGGAGTGTTTTTATCGTATTCTCTTGGATTCTTGCTGAGCATCACTTTTATAGCGAATTGGTCCAGAGTGTAGACCTTCTTCTTAACATTGTTATACACGGTGTTTATGTGATCCCTTAGCTCTGCAAGAATAGCTTCAACGTCCTCCGGCTTCTCAAGCTTGCTGAGTATCTTCACAGCCTTGGAGAAT from Aeropyrum pernix K1 encodes:
- a CDS encoding AbrB/MazE/SpoVT family DNA-binding domain-containing protein — protein: MSANDSARTFVFIPRKVQRLGASSLIVTIPKEWAKRNNVDVGDVVSLVDIGDRLIILPTNTTRRIVVHFDGRHKRIVKHVSKLVLCGFVFGQDKIVISSPRQGTIKDIIENLQNLMVMLPYIYITGKDREVVIDLDSPVEEPWHALKVLGRHLIGYSENLLKILGSDDEDVSSFTMESTVTEIYRSNYRLLRAVTINTARGGIESIMGLYFFLYAAMLAAATDEIHDLGREIIKLKDRLTWDERERLKFIVEMLEVALATLSANMDPNSVKKVEEAYWKIRSVLDLKGDLSKIVGDGSTAFAYLVARAVNVARTLEIASNIMMCHMLTQKYSTLMNESSNSEGSS
- a CDS encoding histone deacetylase family protein codes for the protein MVLKIVYHEDFLKHSPDPYDHPENPSRLVEAVRGLEESGVYKHLEAVTPPVGDVGLYTRVHSPAYLRHVLSTAESGLDWLDPDTYVGPGTLVALKRLGGASVEVYNIVRSGGEALLLGRPPGHHAGIRGRALGAPTAGFCIVNTAALIARMLSEQGKTVILDFDLHHGNGTQEIFYDDPDVYHVDVHQDPTTIYPGTGFPEDIGEGDAKGTKINIILPPNSGDDIYVSAARLALGILERLEPDYIVVSAGFDAYRGDNAFTVMRGGTAMYYLIGSELSRMARRGVAAVLEGGYGVGLRRALPAFAAGLANLENPYPDTEEESPPSVKRMYVAGLKRLAAAIKGLNRVVEEAVLEELERGGWEKRYG
- a CDS encoding DUF429 domain-containing protein; this translates as MRADGKAMLHGRLYAGIDPSGGRSSWGFAVVSWLPGRCHIIEAWESRPSRVYSSLERLASIPVDAVGVDAPVNVLREAGPWRGCELEALKKGARLLPLNTPGMVRLSRNGLSVFRLFEEAGVPVVETHPTSILSSLDLANTAYRRRHLLDAIISAVAVGAFFEEPASVRAALGDCILIYSVGEHIGRECGLSGKKQVLEETIKKVLKEKRTWQR
- a CDS encoding TldD/PmbA family protein encodes the protein MAPGEVTERERLEEAARTILNALPGDAEKAVKIVGSKSIMVKAARGSVSVAQGFQDLLLEIYLARDGKIAVTSFKTPRLDDAAKIAARVVDKLEKSPLYAPLPEPSGSSSQAVDEKVATMVAEGDTAGLTSLLDPDRWGDISGMAELAVTTTVLTASNGAELTLEKTSFNGYTRIFGREFRSGQWSWVSTRFDEKLAEEAIRTAKQLAEECSKLPEEVPEPGSYRLLLSPMVGGNLLEIVASSLLAGSVLLGFSMFSHNKPGDRIASDALTLSSTPLDDELPGYSMFDDEGVATRDIAAIENGVLKTFLHNTKTARLMGAETTGNAGWILPRLFNLQVDPGDISPDNVYEALGDGLYLTNNWYTRLQNYLEGRFSTVLRDAVIRVRNGKPVSCTPGYKLRLAGSLKDLIINVEAAGSKPYNIMWWEVNRPFKLPHIIVASSPGIEVRRG
- a CDS encoding TldD/PmbA family protein, giving the protein MKSGENSRYDFYPPDPVLLEKLVEKALDKGASYAEARFHARLGDSVLVVNDRVVGGGFEIEEGVAFRVIVDGALGFASTSLLSEESLDSVVDHAVSIARSSSRGFRKKVGMSEERLGQAQYSLKVKKDFRNLELEDKASIVLEYSKSLESKSVDLKAKTFSYSDVLEAKLIITSDGGNIESIIPRVSIFYNIAAEHGDRRANKWGHLAGSGGLELVGELGLESMLKDDVNSLEVNLVKAEPSPKGVMDVIISPEIVGLALHESIGHPSEADRVMGREAAQAGLSYRMWLDGRIGSSKVTVADDPTVPGSYGFYLYDDEAVPARERILINKGELAELLHSRTTAYSFGVQSNGAARAMNYRSEPIVRMSNTYLKPGDMRFEELLEDVKEGIYMKSYMEWNIDEFRLVARYVGLEAYLIKNGRIVKPVRDTVLEIPTESFYSKIDGVGKDLRFYAGICGKGEPPQPLPVWMGGPHVRVRDVRVG